A single genomic interval of Daucus carota subsp. sativus chromosome 1, DH1 v3.0, whole genome shotgun sequence harbors:
- the LOC108194628 gene encoding uncharacterized protein LOC108194628 has product MVSSDTQLALQSDVESPLSTLLYDLSQQVQGVMESMLKMTNEIDQHSAGIMEEIERCKDTVCERKKALDEEKDRFQKAAYTVLDLLNNRLIS; this is encoded by the exons ATGGTGTCTTCCGATACTCAGCTTGCTCTTCAGTCAGACGTTGAATCCCCGCTCTCAACTCTCCTCTatg ACCTCTCACAACAGGTACAGGGAGTGATGGAGAGCATGCTTAAGATGACAAA TGAAATTGATCAACACTCTGCTGGCATCATGGAAGAAATAGAAAGGTGCAAAGACACTGTATGTGAGAGAAAGAAAGCTTTAGATGAAGAAAAGGACCGTTTTCAGAAAGCTGCTTACACAGTTCTAGACTTGCTAAATAACAGGCTCATCAGCTAA